In a genomic window of Candidatus Paceibacterota bacterium:
- a CDS encoding reverse transcriptase domain-containing protein, translating to MRRIRSNHTYDDIISIENLLLAWKEFKKGKQSRKDVQEFERDLMSNVISLHLDLTNRNYKHSPYEAFKINDPKPRDIHKATVRDRLLHHAIYRILYTFFDKTFISDSYSCRLRKGTHKAVNRFMVFSNKVTHNHTRTAWVLKCDIRKFFASIDQRNLLQILETYIPDKDIVALISEIVHSFSSTGKGVGLPLGNLTSQLLVNIYMNEFDQYMKHKIKAKYYIRYADDFVILSPDRTWLYQIIQKITDFLKNRLILQLHPKKVSIRTIASGNDYLGWINFPDHRVLRTSAKRRMFRKLQSCNGKSATVQSYLGLISHGNSKKLEAVIRNLTIKTQ from the coding sequence TTGCGACGAATCAGATCTAATCATACCTATGATGATATCATTTCTATCGAAAATCTTCTTTTGGCTTGGAAAGAATTTAAGAAAGGTAAGCAATCAAGAAAAGATGTTCAGGAATTTGAACGTGACTTGATGAGTAATGTGATTTCATTGCATCTGGATCTTACAAATAGGAATTACAAGCATTCGCCATATGAAGCATTTAAAATCAATGATCCCAAGCCGAGAGACATACACAAAGCCACTGTTCGTGACAGACTATTACATCATGCCATCTATCGAATACTTTACACATTTTTTGATAAGACATTCATATCTGACTCATACTCTTGCCGGTTGAGAAAGGGGACACATAAAGCCGTCAATAGATTTATGGTTTTCTCCAATAAAGTCACTCATAACCATACTCGAACTGCTTGGGTGCTCAAATGCGACATACGTAAATTCTTTGCCTCGATTGATCAGCGAAACTTGCTTCAGATTCTTGAAACGTATATTCCAGATAAGGATATCGTTGCTCTTATCTCAGAAATCGTGCATAGTTTTTCTTCAACTGGAAAAGGTGTCGGTCTACCACTTGGCAATCTTACTTCGCAGTTGCTGGTGAACATATATATGAATGAATTTGATCAGTATATGAAACATAAAATAAAAGCGAAATATTATATCCGTTATGCTGATGATTTTGTAATTTTGTCACCTGACCGAACTTGGCTATACCAAATTATTCAAAAGATCACTGATTTTCTGAAGAATAGATTAATACTCCAGCTACATCCAAAAAAAGTCTCTATACGTACGATTGCTTCCGGTAACGATTATCTTGGGTGGATCAATTTTCCTGACCACCGTGTTCTGCGGACAAGTGCTAAAAGGAGAATGTTTCGAAAATTACAATCATGTAACGGTAAATCAGCTACAGTGCAGTCCTATTTAGGGTTGATAAGTCATGGTAATAGTAAAAAGTTGGAAGCCGTGATTAGGAATCTAACAATCAAAACCCAATAG
- the rny gene encoding ribonuclease Y — protein sequence MSLKLVALYLSIAGVVGVAVGYYLRLIISLGKKGSMELEIKEMLLAAKEEAKKITADTEAKAAKIHDDAKIEIKEKEDKIHQTEDRLVKREDLLDKRQSDLDKEVEMIKQRVAEIKAIREKADKMEEDRKSALEKIAKLTSEEAKEQLIKLVEKQSEEDLLVRMNKLDTHGEEMLDQKARDILAISIQRLASSVAQDVMSTSVEIPSDDVKGKIIGKEGRNIKAFERITGVEVMVDDTPGAITISSFDPVRRHIARIALSELIKDGRIQPAKIEQVVEKAKQDINKTIKEKGEQAAYDCGIIGLDPRILLILGRLHFRTSYGQNVLQHSIEMAHIAGMIAEELGANVQVAKAGALLHDLGKALDHEVAGTHVDIGRRILQKFGASEEIIKAMQAHHEEYPYETVESRIVQTADAISGARPGARRDNIENYLKRLGDLEALANSFPGIEKSYALQAGREIRIFVKPEEINDVAAKELARNIALKIEKDLKYPGEIKVTIIRETRTIEFAR from the coding sequence ATGTCACTCAAACTAGTCGCACTTTACCTCTCCATCGCCGGAGTTGTCGGTGTGGCTGTCGGATATTATCTACGACTGATCATCTCATTGGGCAAAAAGGGTTCTATGGAACTTGAGATCAAGGAAATGCTCCTTGCTGCCAAAGAGGAAGCAAAAAAGATCACCGCTGATACCGAAGCCAAAGCCGCCAAAATTCACGACGATGCAAAGATAGAGATCAAAGAGAAAGAAGATAAGATTCATCAAACCGAAGATCGTCTCGTAAAACGAGAGGATTTATTGGACAAACGTCAGTCAGATCTAGACAAAGAAGTAGAAATGATCAAGCAACGCGTGGCTGAAATAAAGGCTATTCGTGAAAAAGCCGACAAAATGGAAGAAGATCGTAAGTCTGCTCTAGAGAAAATAGCAAAATTAACGTCAGAAGAAGCCAAAGAACAACTCATCAAGCTCGTAGAAAAACAATCCGAAGAAGACTTGCTTGTTCGTATGAATAAGTTAGATACTCATGGCGAAGAAATGTTAGATCAAAAAGCTCGAGATATTTTGGCTATATCTATCCAACGTCTTGCTTCATCAGTTGCTCAAGATGTCATGTCTACTTCCGTAGAGATTCCTAGTGATGATGTCAAAGGTAAAATCATCGGTAAAGAAGGTCGTAATATCAAAGCTTTTGAACGTATCACCGGTGTTGAAGTCATGGTTGATGATACTCCAGGAGCTATTACTATTTCATCATTTGATCCAGTTCGCCGTCATATCGCAAGAATAGCTCTTTCAGAACTCATCAAAGATGGTCGTATTCAACCAGCCAAGATTGAACAGGTTGTAGAAAAAGCCAAACAAGATATCAATAAAACCATAAAGGAAAAGGGTGAACAAGCTGCTTATGATTGCGGTATTATAGGATTAGACCCTAGAATTCTCCTTATTCTAGGCCGTCTCCATTTCCGTACTAGTTACGGTCAAAATGTCTTGCAACACTCCATAGAAATGGCACACATCGCAGGTATGATAGCCGAAGAACTAGGTGCCAATGTTCAAGTTGCAAAGGCTGGTGCTCTTCTACACGATCTAGGTAAAGCTCTAGACCATGAAGTTGCTGGTACTCACGTAGACATTGGTCGTCGTATCTTGCAAAAGTTTGGTGCATCAGAAGAGATCATCAAAGCTATGCAAGCTCATCATGAGGAATATCCTTACGAAACAGTTGAATCTCGTATCGTCCAAACTGCCGATGCAATTTCCGGAGCTCGTCCCGGTGCTCGTCGTGATAACATTGAAAATTATTTGAAGAGACTCGGCGATCTAGAAGCTCTAGCTAATTCATTCCCTGGTATTGAAAAATCTTACGCTCTACAAGCTGGCCGTGAAATAAGAATATTCGTTAAGCCAGAAGAGATCAATGATGTCGCAGCCAAGGAATTAGCTCGCAATATAGCCCTCAAAATAGAAAAAGACTTGAAATATCCTGGTGAAATCAAAGTTACTATCATCAGAGAAACAAGGACTATTGAGTTCGCTAGGTAA
- a CDS encoding four helix bundle protein, with amino-acid sequence MKAPPNRILPVLNNVKNAYLLWHSYYQDLPKFNRNSFGYRIDSLFVETIEAIVTASFLSQQEKHPYIRLAIRKLDTLKILLMILWETKSLNDKKYIALSVKLDEIGRNLGGWSGQLAKSLDNTRDKQNSPMKTREK; translated from the coding sequence ATGAAAGCCCCCCCCAACCGGATTTTGCCGGTCTTGAATAATGTCAAAAATGCTTATTTGTTGTGGCATAGTTATTATCAAGATTTACCAAAATTTAATCGGAACTCCTTCGGGTACCGCATCGATTCATTGTTTGTTGAAACAATTGAAGCTATTGTCACCGCCAGTTTCTTGTCACAGCAAGAAAAGCATCCGTATATCCGACTTGCTATACGAAAACTTGATACACTCAAGATATTGCTCATGATCCTATGGGAAACTAAATCACTCAACGACAAGAAATACATCGCACTATCAGTAAAACTCGATGAAATCGGTCGCAACCTAGGTGGTTGGAGTGGACAACTTGCAAAATCTCTCGACAATACTCGAGATAAACAAAACTCCCCCATGAAGACGAGGGAGAAATGA
- a CDS encoding ATP-dependent Clp protease proteolytic subunit, whose amino-acid sequence MLIPTVIEKSSFGERAYDIYSRLLKDSIIFLGGPIDDHTANLVIAQLLFLQSEDPKKEISLYVNSPGGSVTATLAIIDTMQHIKNDISTVCVGLAASGAALVLSAGTKGKRIALPNSEVMIHQPLGGAEGQASDIEISAKHILKTRLMLNKILAKNTGQTLAKIEKDVDRDFFMDAEEAKKYGLVDQVTSVKK is encoded by the coding sequence ATGTTAATACCAACAGTAATAGAAAAATCAAGTTTTGGAGAGCGCGCTTATGATATATATTCTCGTTTGCTAAAAGATAGCATCATTTTTCTTGGCGGGCCTATAGATGACCATACTGCCAACTTGGTAATTGCTCAGCTTCTATTCTTACAATCCGAAGATCCAAAGAAAGAGATTTCTCTTTATGTAAATTCTCCTGGCGGTTCTGTAACAGCGACTTTGGCTATCATAGATACGATGCAACATATTAAAAATGATATTTCTACAGTTTGTGTTGGCCTTGCGGCATCGGGTGCAGCCTTAGTTCTCTCTGCTGGTACAAAAGGAAAGCGTATAGCCTTACCAAATTCTGAAGTTATGATTCACCAGCCTTTGGGTGGTGCAGAAGGTCAGGCTTCTGATATTGAGATCAGTGCAAAACATATTTTGAAGACTCGCTTGATGTTGAATAAGATTCTTGCAAAAAATACAGGTCAGACTTTGGCGAAGATTGAAAAGGATGTTGATCGCGATTTCTTCATGGACGCAGAAGAAGCTAAGAAGTATGGGTTAGTCGATCAGGTTACATCAGTCAAGAAGTAA
- a CDS encoding HU family DNA-binding protein, which translates to MNKAGIVDAVHAILGGTKVQAEQAVETAINSIIDSLKKGDEVSIAGLGIFSVKQRAAREARNPRTGEAIKVPAMKVPKFRAAKALKDAVK; encoded by the coding sequence ATGAACAAAGCAGGTATTGTAGATGCAGTTCACGCAATCCTCGGAGGAACCAAGGTTCAAGCCGAGCAAGCAGTCGAGACAGCCATTAATAGCATCATTGATTCACTCAAGAAGGGTGATGAAGTATCTATCGCAGGTCTCGGTATCTTCTCAGTAAAACAGCGTGCAGCTCGCGAAGCTCGCAATCCTCGCACGGGTGAGGCCATCAAGGTCCCAGCTATGAAGGTTCCAAAGTTCCGCGCCGCAAAGGCCCTCAAGGACGCAGTTAAATAG
- a CDS encoding RsmE family RNA methyltransferase: protein MRLHRFYISEKIGVKTEITVNSVELVNQIQRVFRLKKGDMVITFDGSGLDFECEIVGLEKEAVALKVIKSEPSRFVPKREVYLYQALVKKDNFEWIVEKATELGVTHIIPVMAERSEKKSLNEERLKKIAIEASEQSGRSDVPTIGQIMKLEDVILATSGTVNLKRLVFHTEGLNFATYQLTNNAVKTSLVGIFIGPEGGWSEKEIELFHKNNMDIVCLGNQVLRSETAVIAALSRVVLE, encoded by the coding sequence ATGAGACTCCATCGTTTTTACATTTCAGAAAAAATCGGTGTCAAAACCGAAATCACGGTAAACTCTGTTGAATTGGTAAATCAGATTCAGCGAGTTTTTCGTTTGAAGAAAGGTGATATGGTAATTACCTTTGACGGATCTGGTCTTGATTTTGAATGTGAGATTGTTGGTCTAGAGAAAGAAGCCGTTGCTTTGAAAGTTATAAAATCAGAACCAAGTCGCTTTGTACCAAAGAGAGAAGTTTATCTTTATCAGGCTCTCGTTAAGAAAGATAATTTTGAATGGATTGTTGAGAAAGCTACAGAGTTGGGTGTAACTCATATTATTCCTGTTATGGCAGAACGTAGTGAGAAGAAATCTTTGAATGAAGAACGTTTGAAAAAAATTGCAATTGAAGCTAGTGAACAAAGTGGTAGAAGTGATGTCCCAACAATTGGTCAAATTATGAAGTTGGAAGATGTGATTCTTGCGACGTCTGGTACTGTGAATTTAAAGCGTTTGGTTTTTCATACAGAAGGTTTGAATTTTGCGACTTACCAGTTAACGAATAATGCCGTAAAGACTAGTTTAGTTGGAATTTTCATTGGTCCAGAAGGAGGTTGGTCTGAAAAGGAAATTGAGCTGTTTCACAAAAATAATATGGACATAGTCTGTCTAGGTAATCAAGTTCTACGATCAGAAACCGCTGTCATTGCTGCCCTTTCCAGGGTAGTGCTTGAGTAA
- a CDS encoding nucleotidyl transferase AbiEii/AbiGii toxin family protein, with amino-acid sequence MQSILSKNQQNLLSILAKESLITDNFYLTGGTALTEFYLHHRLSEDLDFFSENEFDPQAISTLFKKIQKSAGIKKVSYEQSFNRNLFFLELENDSIKTEFTYFPFARIDLKQKLDDLSVDSLLDIAVNKVFTIYQKPRSRDFIDLYCILQEKKDWTIDDLAKKAQVKFDNFIDPLQLAAQFVKCQELKDYPTMIKKIDEKDWQSFFMNEAKRLSSGEVR; translated from the coding sequence ATGCAGTCAATTCTCTCCAAGAATCAACAGAATTTGCTTTCAATTCTTGCCAAAGAAAGCCTGATAACCGACAATTTCTATTTAACTGGCGGTACCGCTTTGACAGAATTTTATCTCCACCATCGCCTATCTGAAGACTTGGATTTCTTTTCCGAAAATGAATTTGATCCACAAGCTATTTCTACACTATTTAAGAAAATCCAGAAAAGTGCTGGTATTAAAAAAGTCTCCTATGAGCAAAGCTTTAATAGAAACCTATTCTTTTTAGAATTGGAAAATGACTCTATAAAGACAGAATTCACCTATTTCCCTTTTGCAAGAATTGACCTCAAGCAAAAACTGGATGATTTATCAGTTGATAGTTTACTAGATATTGCCGTAAATAAGGTTTTTACCATATACCAAAAACCTCGTTCTCGTGATTTCATTGATTTATACTGCATATTGCAAGAGAAAAAGGACTGGACGATTGATGATCTAGCCAAAAAGGCTCAAGTAAAATTTGATAATTTCATTGATCCCCTACAGCTTGCCGCGCAATTCGTCAAATGCCAAGAATTGAAAGATTACCCTACGATGATTAAAAAGATTGATGAAAAAGACTGGCAATCATTTTTTATGAATGAAGCCAAAAGACTTTCAAGTGGTGAGGTAAGGTAG